A single Camarhynchus parvulus chromosome 5, STF_HiC, whole genome shotgun sequence DNA region contains:
- the ENTPD5 gene encoding ectonucleoside triphosphate diphosphohydrolase 5, producing the protein MASSRLPILIALAFSSLPFVLSHSNREMWFQEFFPPNVCPINAKANTFYGIMFDAGSTGTRIHIYTFVQKSPENLPEVEGEIFESVKPGLSAYADQPEKGAETVKTLLDMAVDAVPPHLWKKTPVVLKATAGLRLLSEEKAQALLSEVKEVFEESPFLVPEDSVGIMDGSHEGILAWITVNFLTGQLSGQNQQTVGILDLGGASTQITFLPRFEETLKETPEDFLTSFEMFNSTYKLYTHSYLGFGLKAARLATLGALNMEVVDGQMFRSSCLPKQLEAEWHSGGVKYQYGGNKEGETGFKPCYLEVLKVVKGKLHQPEEIRGSSFYAFSYYYDRAADTNLIDYERGGVLEVRDFERKAKEVCDNMERYNSASPFLCMDLTYIAALLKEGFGFRDNTVLKLTKKVNNIETSWTLGATFYLLQSLGMTY; encoded by the exons ATGGCATCTTCCAGACTTCCCATCCTTATAGCATTGGCATTTTCCTCTTTGCCCTTCGTTCTTTCACATTCAAACAGGGAAATGTGGTTTCAGGAGTTCTTTCCACCTAATGTGTGCCCTATAAATGCCAAAGCAAACACTTTTTATGGCATCATGTTTGATGCAGGAAGCACTGGAACCCGTATTCATATTTACACCTTTGTGCAGAAGAGCCCAG AAAACCTTCCAGAGGTGGAAGGGGAAATCTTTGAGTCTGTGAAGCCAGGTCTGTCTGCATATGCTGATCAGCCTGAAAAG ggTGCTGAAACTGTCAAAACATTGCTGGACATGGCTGTAGATGCTGTGCCACCTCATCTCTGGAAAAAGACCCCAGTGGTGTTAAAAGCCACAGCTGGACTTCGCTTGCTGTCAGAGGAGAAAGCTCAGGCTCTGCTTTCTGAG GTGAAAGAAGTCTTTGAGGAATCACCATTCCTGGTTCCAGAGGACAGTGTTGGCATCATGGACGGATCTCATGAAG GAATTTTAGCTTGGATCACTGTGAACTTTTTGACAG GGCAGCTGTCTGGCCAGAACCAGCAAACTGTTGGGATTCTGGACTTGGGAGGAGCCTCAACCCAAATCACATTCCTGCCACGGTTTGAG GAAACTCTGAAGGAAACCCCTGAGGATTTTCTTACctcatttgaaatgtttaataGCACGTACAAGCTCTATACCCACAG CTATTTGGGGTTTGGATTAAAAGCTGCAAGACTTGCAACGCTTGGAGCTTTGAACATGGAAG TTGTGGATGGACAAATGTTCCGCAGTTCTTGTTTGCCAAAGCAGTTGGAGGCAGAGTGGCACTCCGGGGGAGTGAAATATCAGTATGGTGGTAACAAAGAAG GAGAAACAGGATTCAAGCCTTGCTACTTGGAAGTACTCAAGGTTGTCAAAGGGAAACTTCACCAACCAGAGGAGATTCGTGGAAGTTCCTTCTATGCTTTCTCCTATTACTATGATCGAGCAGCTGACACCAACCTAATTG ATTATGAACGCGGAGGTGTTTTGGAAGTGAgagattttgaaagaaaagccaaagaaG tCTGTGATAACATGGAGAGGTACAACTCAGCCAGTCCTTTCCTCTGCATGGATCTCACTTACATCGCTGCTTTATTAAAGGAAGGTTTTGGATTTAGGGACAACACAGTCTTAAAG TTGACGAAGAAAGTAAACAACATAGAGACAAGCTGGACTTTGGGTGCTACCTTTTACCTGCTGCAGTCTCTGGGGATGACATATTGA